The Borreliella spielmanii DNA segment GAGTTTAAAAATAAATATAGTAAAAAAATATGGATGATGAACGGAAAGACCGATAAAATAAATGACTTTAATGAAATTTGGGAAACAAGATTTAAGAAAACGTTCTTAAATAAAAGTTCAAAAGAAAGATATTGTAATAACTATATAAGAAACAAAAAGAATATTTCTAACCCTGATAACAGAATAAGTGTATTTTTTTCCGATCATAAAGGTCTTAAAAAGATAAGCAAAATTAAAGTTAATTAAAAAATTATTTGTTATCATATTATAAAAATTTTAAATAAAGGTAAAATTGGACAAACCATTAAATCAAAGATTAACATGGATGTTAGCCCAAAAAATGATTACATTAATTAAATGTATTTCTCATAGAAATATTCTATCCATGATTTTTAGTCAAACAATAAAAAGAGTATAACTAAAAAAGTATTAGTATAAATCTTAGTTTAAATAGCATTACAAATTTTATATTCACTCTAAAATAATTGCCTTCCTTCTTCTAATTTTTTATTTTAAAGTTTGTAGCTTTCGTTTCATAAATTTACTATTTAATCTAAATAAAGTTTGATTACGCTAAATTTCAAATTTTAACAAGATAATAACAAAGAATTCTCCACCTATAATTTCTATGAAATTATAGGTGGAGAATTCTTTGTTATTATCTTGTTAAAAAAAAACTGCAGAAGTGTTACTTAAGATTCACGATGATTATCAAAAAATACTACAAATAATAAGTAAAAGTAAAGCCTTAAAGAAGCTATAAATGGGTTAGAAGATAATAAAGATAGATCTGAACAATTAAGTTTTAATGATTTAAGAAAAGTGAAAACAGAACTTAAATATATTGATTCGATTGCAAAGATTAACTATTAGAAAAGCTTATAAATAATCTTATTATATCTTATAAAGCTAAGACCAATGATATCGATTTTTTTGTCAATAAAAAATCGATAGAGTATTTTGATAAAGAATATAAGGATTTGATTAAAGTTAAAATTCCGAAGAATGAAATTAGCATATGATAAGATTGTAAACACATTTAAACTTTTTTAATTTTATTTCAAATTTATTTTTTAAATCTGTTTCCAAAATTTGATAAAAAGTATTTTGTTCAGCCCCTTAATATCGCTTATTTTAAATTTTTAATAAGTAAGATAGGTTCAATGAATTGATAAATAAAAGTAAACATTGGTTTAAGTATTATATAAATTAAAATTATGGCAATTTTGTCTCTTTTAATAAGAAAGGTTTATTAATTTTTGGAATTCAGCTTAAATGATTTAAAGTTAGTATCAAATTTAAAGGAGAGAAAGCATGAAAATTAAAAGTAAATGCTTAGCTTTGGGATTACTTTTTGGTTTTATCAGTTGTGATTTATTCATAAGAGATGAAATACAAGAGAAATCTCTTGGCCTGTGTGATGAGGAAAGTTCTATTTTAGAGACTAGTGATAAATCTGTTAAAAAGTCTCTTAATAAGAAAGGCAAAAGTAAGGTTGCTAGAAAGAAAGTTGAAGGTAATGCTGTTAAAAAAGACCCGTTTAATCATCATGTAAAGAGTGAGTCTGTTAATAACAGTAATCTATCACAAAAAAATGTGATATCGGAAGAAGAAATTTTAAAAACTAAATTATTAAGAGAACGATCTGAGACTAGAAAAGAAGAAATACAAAAACGGCAAGATGAGGGTGAAAGGATCCTTCAAGGAAGTTTAAGTTTTCTTAGTGGTGAAAGTGGTGAATTGAAGGATACTATTGAAAGCAATGAAATTGATTTTACTATAGATTCTGATTTAAGACTAAAGAGTGACTTACAAGCTATTTCAGGCTCAAACTCTATTTCATACACTGATGAAATAGAAGAAGAAGATTATGATCAGTATCTTTTAGAAGAAGATTATTATTATGATGATGAGGAAACAAGATTAAGTAATAGATATGAATCTTATCTAGAGGGTGTGAAATATAATGTAAGTTCAGCAATTAAAACAATTGTTAAGATATATGATAATTATACCTTACTTTCAACAAAGCAAACCCAAATGTATTCTACACGTCTTGATAACCTTGCTAAAGCCAAAGCTAGAGAAGAAGCTAAAAAGTTTACAAAAGAAGAACTTGAAAAAGATCTTAAGACTTTATTGAACTATATTCAAGTGAGTGCAAGGACTGCGACAAATTTTGTATATGCAAGAGAAATATATTCAAAAAGAAAATTAGATACCATTGAAACAGAAATAAAAAATTTAATTTCAAAGATCAAAGGACAATCTGATTTATACGAAGCATATAAAGCAATAGTAAGGCCAATCTTATTAATGAAAGATTCTCTTAAAATAATCGAAATAGTCATTGATAAGAATGGTGTTTGGTACTAATCTTTGATAATTAGTTTATTTTTTAAACAGGCTACATATTATTGTAGCCTGTTTAACATTAAATAAAAAAAGCTCTAGTTGTAAAAAGTATTATGGATTGGAAAATAGAATTTCTTCAATTTGCAGATAAATTAATTAATTTAGATAAAGTCAAAAACACTGTTTACAGGATATATCAGAATATGATACATTTTATGTTTTAAAGGAAGTATATAAAATAACTTTATTCTTAAGTTTATATACAGAATGGTATTATAAGATTGATTTAAAAATTTTTTCA contains these protein-coding regions:
- a CDS encoding ferrous iron transporter A; protein product: MKIKSKCLALGLLFGFISCDLFIRDEIQEKSLGLCDEESSILETSDKSVKKSLNKKGKSKVARKKVEGNAVKKDPFNHHVKSESVNNSNLSQKNVISEEEILKTKLLRERSETRKEEIQKRQDEGERILQGSLSFLSGESGELKDTIESNEIDFTIDSDLRLKSDLQAISGSNSISYTDEIEEEDYDQYLLEEDYYYDDEETRLSNRYESYLEGVKYNVSSAIKTIVKIYDNYTLLSTKQTQMYSTRLDNLAKAKAREEAKKFTKEELEKDLKTLLNYIQVSARTATNFVYAREIYSKRKLDTIETEIKNLISKIKGQSDLYEAYKAIVRPILLMKDSLKIIEIVIDKNGVWY